The proteins below come from a single Ruegeria sp. SCSIO 43209 genomic window:
- a CDS encoding DEAD/DEAH box helicase: MFDFDMLGLAPALNDALKRANFTQPTPIQNQAIPLALNGHDILGLAQTGTGKTLAFGLPLIDHLLAQPGKPDPKTAKALILAPTRELVNQIADSLRNLTKKTKIRVATVVGGQSINKQIMFLARGTDILVATPGRLIDLMDRGAVNLGSVKHLVLDEADQMLDMGFIHALRRIAPELGTPRQTMLFSATMPKQMEELSRAYLTNPQRVQVSPPGKAADKITQSIHFVEKPAKPAKLREILSADMDALTLVFSRTKHGAEKLMKGLVADGYNAASIHGNKSQGQRDRAIKAFRAGEVNVLVATDVAARGIDIPGVAYVINYDLPEVPDNYVHRIGRTARAGREGEAIAFCSAEEVDLLRQIQKLMKIEIPVASGEMPEAISPKKTPRRPSNRRRGPKPQHSGAPKPGGQRRRRPRRAKAA; the protein is encoded by the coding sequence TTGTTCGACTTCGATATGCTGGGCCTTGCGCCCGCTCTAAATGATGCGCTCAAACGCGCCAACTTCACTCAACCGACCCCGATCCAGAACCAGGCGATCCCGCTGGCCCTGAATGGTCACGATATCCTTGGCCTCGCCCAGACCGGTACAGGTAAGACATTGGCCTTTGGCCTGCCGCTGATCGACCATCTGCTGGCCCAGCCCGGCAAGCCCGATCCCAAAACCGCCAAGGCGCTGATCCTCGCGCCCACCCGCGAGTTGGTCAACCAGATCGCCGACAGCCTTCGCAACTTGACCAAGAAAACCAAGATCCGCGTCGCGACCGTGGTTGGCGGTCAGTCGATCAACAAGCAGATCATGTTTCTGGCGCGCGGCACCGACATTCTTGTCGCCACCCCCGGTCGCCTGATCGACCTGATGGATCGCGGTGCGGTTAATCTGGGTTCAGTCAAGCACCTCGTACTGGACGAGGCTGACCAGATGCTCGATATGGGCTTCATCCATGCCCTGCGTCGGATCGCGCCGGAACTGGGCACGCCGCGCCAAACCATGCTGTTCTCAGCCACCATGCCGAAGCAAATGGAAGAGCTCAGCCGTGCCTATTTGACCAACCCGCAACGGGTGCAGGTCTCGCCCCCCGGCAAAGCAGCCGACAAGATCACGCAGTCGATCCACTTTGTTGAAAAGCCTGCAAAACCCGCCAAACTGCGCGAGATCCTCTCGGCTGACATGGACGCGCTGACGCTGGTCTTTTCTCGTACCAAACACGGAGCGGAAAAGCTGATGAAGGGGCTTGTCGCCGATGGCTACAATGCAGCCTCGATCCACGGCAACAAAAGTCAGGGCCAGCGCGACCGCGCAATCAAGGCGTTCCGCGCCGGTGAGGTCAATGTTCTGGTCGCTACCGACGTCGCCGCGCGCGGCATCGATATTCCGGGCGTGGCCTATGTGATCAACTACGACCTGCCCGAGGTACCGGACAACTATGTCCACCGCATCGGCCGCACCGCTCGTGCAGGCCGCGAGGGCGAGGCCATTGCCTTCTGCTCGGCGGAAGAGGTCGACCTGCTGCGTCAGATTCAGAAGCTGATGAAGATCGAAATCCCGGTCGCCAGCGGTGAGATGCCTGAAGCAATCTCACCAAAGAAAACCCCGCGCCGTCCAAGCAACCGCCGTCGCGGCCCGAAACCTCAGCACTCTGGTGCGCCCAAACCGGGCGGTCAGAGACGCCGCCGACCGCGTCGCGCGAAAGCGGCCTGA
- a CDS encoding DMT family transporter — protein sequence MTFRALDGADLRTASVALVIGGMMWGLYWIPVRHFVDQGLDGPWPGIVMYTSALIVLTPFLMRERQALLKDWRGLIFSGMFTGAAFSLFTISLVYTDVVRSILLFYLTPVWGTILGMVFLGERLGPARVLGLLCGLGGMFIVLGGEQGFPWPRNTGDWLALISGITWAMGSLGLYRTSGISVPGQVFAFVSGALVLSLLSVPFGGGLASSEAVGEMVIRIGPVALLSVLYTLPMFFLTIWPATKLTPARVGLLLMSEVVVGLISAAVFSGEPFGMREALGAALIVSAAFLEVMRG from the coding sequence ATGACATTCAGAGCTTTAGACGGAGCGGATTTGAGGACCGCCAGCGTCGCCCTTGTCATCGGCGGGATGATGTGGGGGCTGTACTGGATTCCGGTTCGCCACTTTGTCGACCAAGGACTGGATGGCCCATGGCCCGGTATTGTGATGTACACCTCGGCGTTGATCGTACTGACGCCCTTCCTGATGCGCGAACGGCAAGCGCTTTTGAAAGACTGGCGCGGGCTGATCTTCAGCGGGATGTTCACCGGTGCTGCGTTCAGCTTGTTTACCATCAGTCTGGTTTACACAGATGTCGTCCGGTCAATCCTGCTGTTCTATCTGACACCGGTCTGGGGAACGATCCTTGGAATGGTGTTTCTGGGTGAACGTCTTGGCCCGGCGCGCGTGCTGGGCTTACTCTGCGGTCTGGGTGGCATGTTCATCGTGCTTGGCGGAGAACAGGGGTTTCCCTGGCCGCGCAATACTGGAGACTGGCTGGCCCTGATCTCGGGGATCACTTGGGCGATGGGATCTCTGGGGCTTTATCGGACGTCCGGTATCTCTGTTCCGGGGCAGGTTTTTGCCTTTGTTTCAGGCGCTTTGGTGTTGTCTCTGCTGAGCGTTCCATTCGGCGGCGGTTTGGCGTCATCAGAGGCAGTCGGCGAGATGGTTATACGTATCGGCCCGGTCGCGTTGCTGTCGGTCCTGTACACCTTGCCGATGTTTTTTCTGACGATTTGGCCCGCAACCAAGCTTACCCCGGCACGCGTTGGTCTACTGCTGATGAGCGAAGTTGTGGTGGGCCTGATCTCGGCGGCGGTCTTCTCGGGCGAGCCGTTTGGGATGAGAGAAGCATTGGGTGCGGCTTTGATCGTAAGCGCTGCGTTTCTTGAGGTCATGCGGGGCTGA
- a CDS encoding DNA-packaging protein, with the protein MRSTLIGHDLRSGAGWLASAPAAVQDRFLSEIGEGGLCALPFLFEFWALPHQLPPEGDWRSWMIMGGRGAGKTRAGAEWVRSVVEGSLPLDRGQACRVALVGETFDQVRDVMIFGDSGILQCSPPDRRPVWKASERKLVWPNGSEAQAFSAHDPEGLRGPQFDAAWVDELAKWKKAGETWDMLQFALRLGERPRVCVTTTPRNVKVLKELLASPSTVQTHAPTEANRANLAGSFLEEVRARYAGTRLGRQELDGVLLSDAEGALWTGSMLEAARCAQVPALDRVVVALDPAVTAGSDADACGIVVVGAQLQGPPEDWRAYVLADRTVQGVGPAGWAQAAIDAMDEFGAERLVAEVNQGGQLVEEVVRQVDPLVPYRAVRASRGKVARAEPVAALYDQGRVAHLAGLDSLEEQMCQMTARGFEGQGSPDRVDALVWALHELVVGPAGAFRRPRVRSL; encoded by the coding sequence ATGCGCTCGACCTTGATCGGGCACGATCTGAGATCGGGTGCAGGCTGGCTCGCCTCCGCGCCTGCTGCGGTGCAGGACAGATTTCTGAGTGAGATCGGGGAGGGGGGGCTGTGTGCCCTCCCTTTCCTGTTCGAGTTCTGGGCACTACCGCATCAGTTGCCGCCCGAGGGTGACTGGCGCTCGTGGATGATCATGGGCGGGCGCGGGGCCGGTAAAACGCGGGCGGGGGCCGAATGGGTGCGGTCGGTGGTCGAGGGGTCTTTGCCTCTGGATCGGGGGCAGGCGTGTCGTGTGGCTCTGGTCGGTGAGACATTTGATCAGGTGCGCGATGTGATGATCTTTGGGGATAGCGGGATATTGCAGTGTTCACCGCCGGATCGGCGGCCTGTTTGGAAGGCGTCTGAACGCAAGCTGGTTTGGCCTAACGGGTCCGAGGCGCAGGCGTTTTCGGCGCATGATCCCGAGGGGCTGCGGGGGCCGCAATTCGATGCGGCCTGGGTGGATGAGCTGGCCAAGTGGAAGAAGGCTGGAGAGACCTGGGATATGTTGCAATTTGCGCTGCGGCTGGGGGAACGGCCGCGGGTCTGTGTGACCACGACGCCGCGCAATGTGAAGGTTTTGAAGGAGTTGCTGGCGTCTCCGTCCACGGTACAGACCCACGCGCCGACCGAGGCGAACCGGGCCAATCTGGCGGGTTCCTTTTTGGAAGAGGTACGCGCGCGCTATGCCGGCACGCGGCTGGGGCGGCAGGAATTAGACGGGGTGTTGCTGTCGGATGCTGAGGGCGCGTTGTGGACGGGTTCGATGCTGGAGGCGGCGCGCTGTGCGCAGGTGCCCGCATTGGACCGGGTTGTCGTGGCGCTGGACCCGGCGGTGACGGCGGGGTCGGATGCGGATGCCTGCGGGATCGTGGTCGTTGGTGCTCAGCTACAGGGGCCACCCGAGGACTGGCGGGCCTATGTACTGGCTGACCGGACGGTGCAGGGCGTTGGCCCGGCTGGCTGGGCGCAGGCGGCGATTGACGCGATGGATGAGTTCGGGGCTGAACGGCTGGTGGCCGAGGTCAATCAGGGCGGGCAACTGGTGGAAGAGGTCGTGCGGCAGGTGGACCCTCTGGTGCCTTATCGCGCGGTGCGGGCGTCACGCGGAAAGGTCGCGCGGGCCGAGCCTGTAGCGGCGCTATACGATCAGGGGCGTGTGGCCCATTTGGCCGGGTTGGACTCGCTGGAGGAGCAGATGTGCCAGATGACCGCGCGCGGGTTCGAAGGGCAGGGCTCACCCGACCGGGTCGACGCGCTGGTCTGGGCGCTGCATGAGTTAGTTGTGGGGCCTGCGGGGGCGTTTAGAAGGCCGAGGGTGCGGAGTTTGTGA